One region of Chlorogloeopsis sp. ULAP01 genomic DNA includes:
- a CDS encoding aldo/keto reductase has protein sequence MELVTQNGQPTSIIGLAGHSGLDSTAVTVAFEAGVNYFFFYNLKFESLLGGLKSLLASKRKQVLVATGYQERDISGLRSYFDSVRRCLNVDEVDVFFAEYVCPDDDMTQVEAMLDELYSWQEKRLVRYVGVSTHNRTLALKLINLGKFQVLMHRYNMAHRKVEEDVLPSAYKAGIPVVAFTCTRWKTLLQGHPRWQQEPPTAADCYRYVLHQKAVNLALTAPQNLQQLEANLSVLNAPPLTPEEIDYWQAYGNLIYGTGQDAFETQWM, from the coding sequence ATGGAGTTAGTAACCCAAAACGGACAGCCAACAAGCATAATCGGTTTGGCGGGGCATTCAGGGTTAGATAGTACGGCAGTGACAGTAGCATTCGAGGCAGGAGTCAATTACTTCTTCTTTTACAACCTAAAGTTTGAGAGCTTGTTGGGGGGACTAAAATCTCTTTTAGCGAGCAAACGCAAACAAGTTTTGGTTGCAACAGGATATCAAGAACGGGATATTAGCGGGTTGCGTAGTTATTTCGACTCTGTGCGTCGTTGTCTAAATGTCGATGAAGTGGATGTCTTTTTTGCTGAGTATGTCTGTCCTGATGATGATATGACTCAAGTTGAGGCAATGCTGGATGAATTATATTCTTGGCAAGAAAAAAGACTTGTACGTTATGTGGGAGTTAGTACCCACAACCGAACCCTTGCCTTGAAACTAATTAATCTAGGTAAGTTTCAGGTATTGATGCATCGTTACAATATGGCTCATCGCAAAGTAGAAGAGGATGTTTTACCATCTGCTTACAAGGCTGGGATTCCTGTGGTTGCTTTCACCTGTACACGTTGGAAAACTCTTTTACAAGGGCATCCCCGTTGGCAACAAGAACCTCCTACTGCGGCGGATTGCTATCGCTACGTACTACATCAAAAAGCAGTAAATTTAGCACTTACAGCCCCACAAAATTTACAACAATTAGAGGCAAACCTGTCTGTCCTCAATGCTCCACCACTCACTCCTGAAGAAATTGACTATTGGCAAGCATACGGCAACTTGATTTACGGGACAGGACAAGATGCATTTGAGACTCAATGGATGTAA
- the clpB gene encoding ATP-dependent chaperone ClpB, with amino-acid sequence MQPTNPNQFTEKAWEAIAHTPEIAKQYQQQQIESEHLMKALLDQEGLASPIFNKAGVNVQKLRDRTDQFIQRQPKVSGSSSSVYLGRSLDTLLDRSDTYRKEFGDEYISIEHLLLAYAKDDRFGKSLFQEFGLDERKLKDIIKQVRGSQKVTDQNPEGKYQALEKYGRDLTEAARQGKLDPVIGRDDEIRRTIQILSRRTKNNPVLIGEPGVGKTAIVEGLAQRIVAGDVPQSLKDRKLMALDMGALIAGAKFRGEFEERLKAVLKEVTESGGNIILFIDEIHTVVGAGATQGAMDASNLLKPMLARGELRCIGATTLDEYRKYIEKDAALERRFQQVYVDQPTVEDTISILRGLKERYELHHGVKISDSALVAAATLSSRYISDRFLPDKAIDLVDEAAARLKMEITSKPEELDEIDRKILQLEMERLSLQKESNAASRERLEKLEKELADLKEEQRALNAQWQSEKDIITKIQSVKEEIDRVNLEIQQAERNYDLNRAAELKYGKLTDLHRKLEAAESELTQTQRSGKSLLREEVTESDIAEVISKWTGIPISKLVESEKEKLLHLEDELHQRVIGQDEAVTAVADAIQRSRAGLADPNRPIASFIFLGPTGVGKTELGKALAAYLFDTEEAMVRIDMSEYMEKHAVSRLIGAPPGYVGYEEGGQLTEAIRRRPYAVVLFDEIEKAHPDVFNILLQILDDGRVTDAQGHTVDFKNTIIIMTSNIGSQFILDLAGDDSRYDEMRHRVMEAMRNSFRPEFLNRVDEIIIFHGLQKQELRKIVQLQVNRLQQRLGDRKMSLKLSDTALDFLSEVGYDPVFGARPLKRAIQRELETPIAKAILRGEFNDGDTIFVDVENERLAFKRLPVELLTT; translated from the coding sequence ATGCAACCAACCAATCCAAACCAATTTACAGAAAAAGCTTGGGAAGCGATCGCGCATACTCCTGAAATTGCCAAACAATATCAACAGCAGCAGATCGAAAGCGAACACCTGATGAAGGCGTTGCTAGATCAAGAAGGTTTAGCCAGCCCGATTTTTAACAAAGCAGGTGTCAACGTTCAAAAGCTGCGTGATCGCACCGATCAATTTATCCAACGTCAACCAAAAGTATCTGGTAGCAGCAGTTCTGTATACTTAGGACGGAGTTTAGATACACTTTTAGATCGATCTGATACCTATCGCAAAGAGTTTGGTGACGAGTATATCTCAATAGAACACTTATTACTTGCTTACGCCAAAGACGATCGCTTTGGCAAAAGTCTATTTCAAGAATTTGGATTAGACGAAAGAAAACTAAAAGATATTATTAAACAAGTTCGGGGGAGCCAGAAAGTGACCGATCAAAATCCAGAAGGCAAATACCAAGCACTGGAGAAATATGGGCGCGATCTCACCGAGGCAGCACGTCAAGGTAAACTCGATCCGGTGATCGGACGCGATGATGAAATTCGCCGTACTATTCAAATTCTCTCTCGCCGTACCAAGAATAACCCCGTATTGATCGGGGAACCGGGCGTGGGTAAGACTGCGATCGTGGAAGGTTTAGCACAGCGCATCGTTGCTGGTGATGTACCCCAGTCGCTCAAAGATCGCAAGCTGATGGCTTTGGATATGGGTGCTTTGATTGCGGGGGCAAAATTCCGAGGTGAATTTGAAGAACGTCTCAAAGCCGTCCTCAAAGAAGTCACCGAATCTGGTGGCAATATAATTTTGTTTATTGATGAAATTCACACAGTTGTTGGTGCAGGTGCTACCCAAGGGGCAATGGATGCCAGCAACTTGCTCAAACCAATGTTGGCGCGGGGTGAATTGCGCTGTATTGGTGCGACAACGTTAGATGAATATCGCAAGTATATTGAAAAAGATGCTGCTTTAGAGCGACGCTTTCAACAAGTTTATGTAGATCAACCTACTGTAGAAGATACAATTTCGATTCTGCGCGGGTTGAAAGAGCGCTACGAACTTCACCACGGGGTGAAAATTTCTGATAGTGCCTTGGTTGCAGCCGCGACATTGTCGAGTCGATATATTAGCGATCGCTTCTTGCCAGACAAAGCCATTGACTTGGTAGACGAAGCCGCAGCCAGACTGAAAATGGAGATTACTTCTAAACCAGAAGAACTTGACGAAATTGATCGCAAGATTCTGCAATTAGAAATGGAAAGGCTGTCGCTGCAAAAAGAAAGCAATGCTGCCTCCAGGGAACGTTTGGAAAAATTAGAAAAAGAACTGGCAGACTTAAAAGAAGAACAAAGGGCGTTAAATGCTCAATGGCAGTCTGAAAAAGACATTATCACCAAAATTCAGTCTGTAAAAGAAGAAATTGATCGTGTGAATTTAGAGATTCAGCAAGCGGAACGCAACTACGATCTCAACCGTGCGGCTGAGTTGAAATACGGTAAGTTAACCGATTTGCACCGTAAATTAGAAGCAGCAGAAAGTGAATTAACACAAACTCAACGTAGTGGCAAATCACTGTTGCGCGAAGAAGTCACCGAATCTGACATTGCGGAAGTAATTTCTAAGTGGACGGGTATTCCCATCAGTAAGCTAGTCGAATCTGAGAAAGAAAAACTGTTGCACTTAGAAGATGAACTGCACCAACGCGTGATTGGGCAAGATGAAGCAGTCACAGCCGTTGCCGATGCCATTCAGCGCTCTCGTGCTGGTTTAGCAGATCCCAATCGTCCCATCGCTAGCTTTATTTTCCTCGGCCCCACGGGTGTTGGTAAAACTGAGTTAGGAAAAGCGTTGGCTGCCTATCTATTTGACACCGAAGAGGCAATGGTGCGGATTGATATGTCCGAGTATATGGAGAAACACGCAGTCTCCAGGCTGATTGGTGCGCCTCCAGGATACGTAGGTTACGAAGAAGGCGGACAATTAACCGAAGCGATTCGCCGTCGTCCCTACGCAGTAGTTCTCTTCGACGAAATCGAAAAAGCACATCCGGATGTCTTCAATATCTTGTTGCAAATTCTCGATGACGGACGCGTTACCGATGCTCAAGGTCATACCGTAGACTTTAAGAATACGATCATTATTATGACTAGCAATATCGGTTCGCAGTTCATCCTCGATTTAGCAGGAGATGACTCCCGCTACGATGAAATGCGCCATCGGGTGATGGAAGCCATGCGAAATAGTTTCCGTCCAGAGTTTCTCAACCGCGTTGATGAAATCATTATCTTCCACGGTTTGCAGAAACAGGAATTGCGCAAAATTGTCCAACTGCAAGTCAACCGATTGCAGCAAAGATTGGGCGATCGCAAAATGTCTCTCAAGCTCTCGGATACTGCACTTGACTTTTTATCCGAAGTAGGATACGACCCTGTATTTGGAGCACGTCCCTTGAAGCGAGCGATTCAAAGGGAATTAGAAACTCCGATCGCTAAAGCTATATTACGTGGCGAATTCAACGACGGCGACACCATCTTTGTCGATGTCGAAAACGAACGCCTTGCTTTCAAGCGTTTACCCGTTGAGTTGTTAACCACTTAA
- a CDS encoding TIGR02450 family Trp-rich protein gives MTKKPKFPYLVGSKWTAQKKVDGWRHFQVVNRKNQGKWVYAEMVASCDSNVRFWINAKLLQDSSQWHPGWQSLQEIEAIEGEVSRSPCSSSS, from the coding sequence ATGACTAAAAAACCAAAATTTCCTTACTTAGTTGGTTCTAAATGGACAGCCCAAAAAAAAGTCGATGGTTGGCGACACTTCCAAGTTGTCAACCGTAAAAATCAGGGTAAATGGGTATATGCCGAAATGGTAGCTTCTTGTGACTCCAATGTCCGCTTTTGGATCAACGCTAAATTATTGCAAGATAGTTCCCAATGGCACCCCGGCTGGCAATCATTGCAAGAAATCGAGGCAATAGAAGGAGAGGTTTCGCGATCGCCCTGCTCGTCATCAAGCTAA
- a CDS encoding PAS domain S-box protein — translation MEVWTLWHPIYWLSGSIKAITALVSLYTAIILVELVPKALEIPSTAQLEAANQKLQQQIAERQKAEAALRKAHDELEIRVQERTKELVKANEALQESEQQLRLALQAAKLGAWQLDLKTGELSASAQCKANFGLSSEVELSYSMLFERIHPEDRAYVRESVSRALEQKIDYEAEYRNIWPDHSVHWVLARGSAICEADGSPTRMIGVTLDISDRKRAEEALQQTTMLQRAILDSANYTIISTTVDGTILTFNRAAERLLGYTAAEVVGKTTPVIIHDQDEIVQRAQQLSQELGFTIEAGFEVFVAHAILGEVDEREWTYIRKDGSRFPVLLSITALRDTHNNITGFLGIGSDITDRKRAEEALRESEQRFHAFMNNSPTVSFMKDAHGRYVYVNQTFEHIFQVKLADIRGKTDFDRFPIEVAQELHQHDQVVVSTGQTAELEETVPTPDGTLHNWLVFKFPIWDSAGKLFLGGVAIDISDRKRAEEELRHLSKALESAVEGISLLDKQGRYLKVNPAYANMVGYQSEEMIGMEWVLTVHTDDWEKLSAAYQQMLTNGKAEIEARAVRKDGSVFDKQVVMVKAYDQQQFIGHYCFMKDISDRREVERLKDEFVSVVNHELRTPLTSISGALDLLASGILQTQPEDAQRMLNIAASNTDRLVRLINDILDIERIESGKIQMTKQSCDSADLIRQSVELMEEMAAQAGVTISVSPLSVRLWADPDRIIQVLTNLLSNAIKFSPPGSTIWLSAEEGTGDREIIFSSPSILFKVRDQGRGIPAEKLETVFERFGQVDASDSRQKGGTGLGLAICRSILQHHGGQIWAESTLGEGSTFFFTLPILPEEDTETRGHGDTENYSPPLSLSPPLPLSPSPTPPLVLQCDDDPSVRVVVQTMLEQKGYRVLAVGSGQEAVEEATANHPDAIILNLMMPGMDGWETLAILKQQPHTQNIPVIILSGLLPDASKGLPEGVSDWIVKPPNIKLLCQALDKATTRQNQTLKVLIIEDDQDLAQVLIAMFNSHNITTFYAQTGREAIQVSQNIIPDLLVLDLGLPECDGFTVVDWLRQHNRLCQVPLVVYTARDLDEGDRKRLRLGQTLFLTKGRITPQEFEQRVINLLNRMIGDQGEER, via the coding sequence ATGGAGGTTTGGACACTTTGGCATCCGATTTACTGGCTATCTGGCTCGATTAAAGCCATTACGGCACTAGTTTCACTTTATACAGCCATCATATTAGTGGAATTAGTACCTAAGGCACTGGAAATACCTAGTACAGCCCAACTAGAAGCAGCTAACCAAAAACTGCAACAGCAGATTGCAGAACGTCAAAAAGCGGAAGCAGCATTACGCAAAGCCCATGATGAGTTAGAAATCCGAGTTCAAGAACGAACAAAAGAGCTAGTAAAAGCCAATGAAGCACTGCAAGAAAGCGAACAACAGCTAAGGTTAGCATTACAGGCAGCTAAACTTGGGGCTTGGCAACTTGATCTGAAAACAGGAGAATTATCTGCATCTGCTCAGTGCAAGGCAAACTTTGGTTTGTCAAGTGAAGTAGAGCTTTCCTACAGTATGCTATTTGAACGCATCCATCCTGAAGATCGTGCTTACGTGCGCGAATCTGTCAGTCGAGCGTTGGAACAAAAAATTGATTATGAAGCGGAGTACCGCAACATTTGGCCCGATCATAGCGTTCATTGGGTATTGGCACGGGGAAGCGCTATTTGTGAGGCTGATGGTAGCCCTACCCGCATGATTGGCGTCACCCTAGATATTAGCGATCGCAAGCGAGCCGAGGAAGCTCTCCAACAGACAACGATGCTCCAGCGAGCAATTTTGGATAGTGCCAACTACACAATTATTTCCACAACGGTAGATGGTACTATCCTCACCTTTAATCGTGCCGCAGAGCGATTATTAGGATATACAGCAGCAGAAGTAGTTGGGAAAACAACCCCAGTTATCATCCACGATCAAGACGAAATTGTACAGAGGGCGCAACAGTTATCGCAAGAATTAGGATTCACTATTGAAGCAGGGTTTGAGGTTTTTGTTGCCCATGCGATCCTTGGGGAGGTAGACGAACGCGAATGGACTTACATCCGCAAGGATGGTTCGCGTTTCCCAGTACTGCTCTCAATCACAGCTTTGCGTGATACTCATAACAATATTACAGGGTTTCTCGGCATTGGTAGTGACATTACTGATCGCAAGCGAGCAGAGGAAGCACTGCGCGAAAGCGAACAACGTTTTCATGCCTTCATGAATAATAGTCCCACAGTTAGCTTTATGAAGGATGCCCACGGACGTTATGTTTATGTTAATCAAACATTTGAACATATCTTCCAAGTCAAGCTCGCAGATATACGAGGGAAAACAGACTTTGACAGGTTTCCCATAGAGGTAGCACAGGAACTTCATCAGCACGATCAAGTTGTTGTGTCTACAGGACAAACAGCTGAGTTAGAGGAAACAGTACCAACACCCGATGGCACTCTCCACAATTGGTTAGTTTTTAAGTTTCCTATTTGGGATAGCGCTGGAAAATTATTTCTTGGTGGTGTCGCAATTGACATTAGCGATCGCAAGCGAGCCGAAGAAGAACTGCGCCACCTCAGTAAGGCGCTGGAAAGTGCAGTAGAAGGTATCTCGCTGTTGGATAAACAGGGACGTTATCTCAAGGTAAACCCAGCATATGCCAATATGGTTGGTTACCAAAGCGAGGAAATGATTGGCATGGAGTGGGTTTTGACTGTTCATACAGACGATTGGGAAAAATTGAGTGCAGCCTACCAACAAATGCTTACCAACGGCAAAGCAGAAATAGAAGCTAGGGCTGTACGCAAAGACGGCTCAGTTTTTGATAAACAAGTAGTGATGGTCAAAGCTTACGATCAACAGCAATTCATTGGACATTATTGCTTCATGAAGGATATTAGCGATCGCCGCGAAGTCGAGCGCCTCAAAGATGAGTTTGTTTCGGTAGTTAACCACGAATTGCGCACACCCCTGACTTCTATATCTGGAGCCTTGGATTTGCTAGCCAGTGGCATTTTGCAAACACAGCCCGAAGATGCTCAACGGATGTTAAATATTGCTGCCAGCAACACGGATCGGCTGGTACGTCTGATCAACGACATCCTAGATATCGAACGCATCGAGTCAGGAAAGATACAGATGACAAAGCAAAGCTGTGATTCTGCTGACTTAATCAGGCAGTCAGTTGAATTGATGGAAGAGATGGCAGCACAGGCAGGGGTAACAATATCAGTTTCTCCCTTATCAGTTCGTCTCTGGGCCGATCCCGATCGCATTATTCAAGTACTTACCAACTTACTCAGTAACGCAATTAAATTTTCACCACCAGGTTCTACGATTTGGTTGAGCGCAGAAGAGGGAACAGGGGACAGGGAGATTATTTTCTCATCTCCCAGTATATTATTTAAAGTCCGCGATCAAGGGCGCGGGATTCCGGCAGAGAAATTGGAAACTGTTTTTGAGCGTTTTGGACAAGTTGATGCCTCAGACTCTCGCCAAAAAGGGGGAACCGGTTTGGGTTTAGCTATTTGTCGCAGTATATTGCAACATCATGGCGGGCAAATCTGGGCTGAAAGTACCTTAGGAGAAGGTAGTACTTTCTTTTTTACCCTACCAATCCTCCCAGAAGAGGACACGGAGACAAGGGGACACGGGGACACGGAGAATTATTCTCCCCCCCTCTCCCTCTCCCCCCCTCTCCCACTCTCCCCCTCCCCCACTCCTCCTCTAGTTCTGCAGTGTGACGACGATCCTTCAGTTCGCGTTGTTGTGCAAACCATGCTAGAACAAAAAGGCTATCGAGTTTTGGCAGTTGGATCGGGACAAGAGGCTGTAGAGGAAGCAACAGCGAACCATCCTGATGCAATTATTCTTAACTTAATGATGCCTGGTATGGACGGTTGGGAAACTTTAGCCATTCTCAAACAACAGCCACATACCCAAAACATCCCTGTAATTATTCTCAGTGGTTTATTACCCGATGCGAGTAAAGGTCTGCCGGAAGGGGTGAGTGACTGGATTGTCAAACCTCCAAACATCAAGTTGTTGTGCCAAGCTTTAGACAAAGCTACTACTCGACAAAATCAAACTCTCAAAGTACTGATTATAGAAGACGATCAAGATTTGGCACAGGTACTCATTGCCATGTTTAATAGCCACAACATTACCACTTTTTATGCCCAAACCGGGCGAGAAGCTATACAAGTAAGCCAAAACATTATCCCTGACTTATTAGTACTGGATTTGGGATTACCAGAATGTGACGGTTTTACTGTAGTAGATTGGCTGCGGCAGCATAACCGCCTCTGCCAAGTACCGTTAGTTGTATATACAGCACGCGATTTGGATGAGGGCGATCGCAAACGATTAAGGCTAGGACAAACCCTATTTCTCACCAAAGGACGCATAACCCCGCAGGAATTTGAACAACGAGTAATTAATTTACTCAATCGAATGATTGGCGATCAGGGTGAAGAAAGGTAG
- the bchL gene encoding ferredoxin:protochlorophyllide reductase (ATP-dependent) iron-sulfur ATP-binding protein — translation MKLAVYGKGGIGKSTTSCNISVALAKRGKKVLQIGCDPKHDSTFTLTGFLIPTIIDTLQEKDYHYEDIWPEDVIYKGYGGVDCVEAGGPPAGAGCGGYVVGETVKLLKELNAFDEYDVILFDVLGDVVCGGFAAPLNYADYCMIVTDNGFDALFAANRIAASVREKARTHPLRLAGLIGNRTSKRDLIDKYVESVPMPVLEVLPLIEDIRVSRVKGKTLFEMAEHEPSLNYVCDYYLNIADQLLAMPEGVVPKDAQDRELFSLLSDFYLNPNKPQVPNPEEELDLMIV, via the coding sequence GTGAAATTAGCAGTTTACGGAAAGGGCGGTATCGGTAAATCTACAACAAGCTGTAATATATCTGTGGCTCTAGCCAAGCGCGGCAAGAAAGTGCTGCAAATTGGTTGCGATCCAAAACACGACAGCACCTTCACCCTGACTGGCTTTTTGATTCCGACTATTATCGATACCCTTCAGGAAAAGGATTACCATTACGAAGATATCTGGCCAGAAGATGTAATCTATAAAGGTTATGGTGGAGTAGATTGCGTAGAAGCTGGTGGGCCTCCTGCTGGTGCGGGATGCGGTGGCTACGTAGTAGGCGAGACGGTAAAATTACTTAAAGAGCTTAATGCTTTTGATGAGTACGATGTAATTTTATTTGACGTTTTGGGCGATGTGGTTTGCGGTGGTTTTGCCGCTCCTCTCAACTATGCTGACTACTGCATGATTGTTACTGACAACGGCTTTGATGCTTTATTCGCTGCTAATCGGATTGCCGCTTCTGTACGCGAAAAAGCACGGACTCACCCTTTGCGTTTGGCTGGCTTAATTGGCAATCGTACTTCTAAGCGCGATTTGATTGACAAGTATGTGGAATCAGTACCAATGCCAGTATTAGAAGTCTTGCCTTTGATTGAAGATATTCGTGTTTCTCGTGTCAAAGGTAAAACTTTATTTGAAATGGCAGAGCATGAACCATCTTTAAATTACGTTTGCGATTATTACTTAAATATTGCTGATCAACTACTGGCAATGCCAGAGGGTGTCGTTCCGAAAGACGCCCAGGATCGGGAATTGTTCTCTTTGTTATCTGATTTTTACTTAAATCCGAATAAACCACAGGTTCCTAATCCGGAAGAGGAATTAGACTTGATGATTGTATGA
- a CDS encoding response regulator, with amino-acid sequence MRILLIEDDEVIAQSLAKSLRNQHYAVDIAKDGQEGWDFADLFTYDLILLDVLLPKLDGISLCRRLRASGNQTPILLLTAQDTSKTKVIGLDAGADDYVAKPFDFQELLARIRALLRRSGSALPPVLHWKNLQLDPSTCEVSCNGKLLHLTPKEYGLLELFLRNNHRIFSCSALIDHLWSFEEPPTEDTVRSHMKSLRQKLKAVGLGEDPVETVYGIGYRLKPAEKEDAATRGGGDTGNVNKSFSASERLNLSESVSTNQNPVSTGISKVWEEVVHKLEERVVAIGQASTILLQGKLSEEMQSQAKLEAHKLVGSLGMFGSDEGSRLAQEIESLLEKGNQLKPATKQHLMQLVLALRQELQLLNFRYKPGLLSVNQLANERPSLLIVEHDREFAQMLVRETKNWDTRVRLAHATRTQIAPNAIAAKELLTQDCPDVVLLELPSDENAENALALLAELSNRIPAVPVIIMTEQNSLLDRVKVARLGGRAVLQKPISPTTVLETVHQILQYSLPTEAKVMVVDDDPQILAAVQTLLVPWGVKVYTLDNPLRFLEAIAVAEPELLILDVEMPGISGIELCQVVRNEPRWSGLPILFLTGHSDTITKQQIFAAGADDYISKPIVEPELITRILNRLERSLAQRHLAEIDALTFVSNRRKSTQDIERQLAWSDRHHQSFCFAIVDLDNLKQINHQHGHMIGDRVLSRLGQLLRQVFHTQDVVGRWGGTEFVVGMAGMNKSDGVRRLLEVLKSFRQIEFTTANAQKFHATFSAAVIEYPQAGNNLQALYQSADTVLEQAKITGRNKVLSNYKY; translated from the coding sequence ATGAGAATTTTATTAATTGAAGATGATGAAGTCATAGCCCAATCACTTGCCAAATCCCTGAGAAATCAGCATTATGCTGTTGATATTGCCAAGGATGGGCAGGAAGGTTGGGATTTTGCCGATTTATTTACTTATGACTTGATTTTGCTAGATGTATTGCTGCCTAAACTAGATGGAATTAGTCTCTGTCGGCGCTTAAGAGCAAGCGGTAATCAAACACCTATTCTTCTATTAACAGCTCAAGATACCAGCAAAACTAAGGTGATAGGTTTAGATGCTGGTGCAGATGATTATGTTGCTAAACCTTTTGATTTTCAAGAGTTATTAGCTCGCATCCGTGCTTTATTGCGTCGGAGTGGTTCAGCATTACCTCCTGTGTTGCATTGGAAAAACCTGCAACTCGATCCTAGTACTTGCGAAGTTAGCTGTAATGGCAAGCTTCTGCATTTGACTCCCAAGGAGTACGGTTTACTAGAACTTTTTCTACGTAACAATCACCGGATTTTTAGCTGTAGTGCCTTAATAGATCATTTGTGGTCATTTGAAGAACCACCTACAGAAGACACAGTTAGATCCCATATGAAAAGTTTACGGCAGAAACTCAAAGCAGTGGGACTTGGAGAAGATCCAGTTGAGACTGTTTATGGCATTGGATATCGACTCAAGCCAGCCGAGAAAGAGGACGCGGCGACACGGGGAGGTGGAGACACGGGGAATGTAAATAAAAGTTTCTCCGCGTCAGAGCGTCTCAACCTCTCTGAGTCTGTTTCCACCAACCAAAATCCAGTTTCAACTGGAATTTCTAAAGTTTGGGAGGAGGTAGTACACAAACTTGAAGAGCGAGTGGTTGCGATTGGACAAGCTTCTACCATACTGTTACAGGGAAAACTAAGTGAGGAAATGCAGTCACAAGCAAAGCTAGAGGCTCACAAGTTAGTTGGTTCTCTAGGTATGTTTGGCTCTGATGAAGGATCTCGTCTAGCCCAAGAAATAGAGTCTCTATTAGAAAAAGGCAATCAACTCAAACCAGCAACAAAACAGCATCTGATGCAATTAGTTTTGGCATTGCGCCAAGAGTTGCAACTGTTGAACTTCAGGTATAAGCCGGGATTGTTATCAGTCAATCAACTAGCGAATGAACGTCCATCGCTGTTGATTGTCGAGCACGATAGGGAATTCGCCCAGATGTTGGTGAGGGAGACAAAGAATTGGGATACACGAGTGCGTTTAGCGCACGCTACGCGAACGCAAATTGCCCCAAATGCGATCGCTGCGAAGGAGTTGCTAACTCAAGATTGCCCTGATGTTGTATTGCTTGAGCTTCCCTCTGACGAGAATGCAGAAAATGCTCTGGCTTTATTAGCAGAACTGAGTAACCGTATTCCAGCAGTACCAGTAATAATTATGACAGAGCAAAACAGTCTCCTAGACCGGGTAAAAGTTGCCCGTTTGGGTGGACGTGCGGTCTTACAGAAGCCGATTTCTCCAACTACAGTACTGGAAACAGTACATCAAATATTACAATATTCTCTTCCCACTGAAGCAAAGGTAATGGTTGTAGACGACGATCCTCAGATCTTAGCTGCTGTCCAGACTTTACTGGTTCCTTGGGGAGTTAAAGTTTACACCCTAGATAATCCACTTCGATTTTTGGAAGCCATAGCAGTTGCTGAACCGGAACTGCTGATTTTAGATGTGGAAATGCCTGGAATAAGTGGTATAGAGTTATGCCAAGTTGTACGTAATGAGCCTCGGTGGAGTGGATTACCTATCTTATTTCTCACAGGTCATAGCGATACTATAACTAAACAGCAGATATTTGCGGCGGGTGCTGACGACTACATTAGCAAACCGATTGTTGAACCAGAACTGATTACTCGAATTCTCAATCGTTTAGAGCGATCGCTTGCTCAACGGCATCTAGCAGAAATCGACGCCCTAACGTTTGTGTCCAATCGTCGCAAGTCCACCCAAGACATAGAACGTCAGCTAGCATGGAGTGATCGCCACCATCAATCCTTTTGCTTCGCTATTGTGGATTTAGACAATCTCAAGCAAATTAATCATCAGCATGGTCATATGATCGGCGATCGCGTATTATCCCGTTTAGGGCAATTGTTGCGACAAGTATTCCACACTCAGGATGTAGTCGGTCGTTGGGGTGGTACGGAATTTGTTGTGGGGATGGCGGGAATGAACAAAAGTGATGGAGTGCGAAGGCTTTTAGAAGTTCTCAAGAGTTTTCGTCAGATTGAGTTTACAACTGCTAATGCTCAAAAATTTCATGCCACCTTCAGTGCAGCAGTTATAGAGTATCCTCAAGCTGGTAACAATCTTCAAGCCCTCTACCAGTCTGCTGACACAGTTCTTGAGCAGGCAAAAATAACGGGAAGAAATAAAGTATTGAGTAATTATAAATACTAG